The Candidatus Zixiibacteriota bacterium genome window below encodes:
- a CDS encoding RNA polymerase sigma factor has translation MNRHRDLFWKLVEPEHVKARAFCRKLTNNRDDGDDLYQDSLVKALTQFERLESTDSFRPWLYRIIVNSFRNRVKSPWWKKVLPSTPDFLESVSGEDPTSLYTARRRLEIAFRAVEPVDRALITLFEMQGWTIAELAEMKGLSQSAVKMRLSRCRRKMRQALMKHLKMTGSSRNENIKFQEDKVCVVTKPVNE, from the coding sequence ATGAACCGACATAGGGACCTATTCTGGAAATTAGTTGAACCGGAACATGTCAAGGCGCGAGCGTTTTGTCGCAAGCTGACTAACAACCGGGATGACGGCGACGATTTGTATCAGGATTCTCTGGTCAAGGCGTTGACACAATTCGAGCGGCTGGAGTCGACCGATTCATTTCGACCCTGGCTATATCGAATAATAGTCAATTCTTTTCGGAACCGCGTCAAGAGTCCCTGGTGGAAGAAAGTTCTTCCTTCGACACCGGATTTTCTTGAATCGGTATCCGGAGAGGACCCGACCTCGCTTTATACCGCCCGACGCAGACTTGAAATTGCGTTTCGCGCCGTCGAGCCGGTTGACCGAGCGCTGATTACGCTCTTTGAAATGCAAGGCTGGACCATCGCCGAACTGGCTGAAATGAAAGGCCTTTCGCAATCCGCCGTCAAAATGCGTTTATCGCGCTGCCGCCGGAAAATGCGCCAGGCGTTAATGAAGCATTTGAAAATGACCGGTTCATCGAGAAACGAAAACATTAAATTTCAAGAGGACAAGGTATGCGTTGTCACGAAGCCCGTAAACGAATAG
- a CDS encoding YfiR family protein — MKCLSVSLFALLFMWVLVSADADSDAEYKSKFIINLVDYVEWPAGGDTDNKGTIAISVIGDSPLLPKLKAMAEAKTKDGKKIVIKEKVINEQSYDCQILFLASKETSDLAKVLKKVKGNPVLTVSDCEYFANYGVMINFYNEENDGKSKVKFEVNKATVSMAGLKISSKLLKLAKII; from the coding sequence TTTTATGTGGGTATTAGTTAGCGCCGACGCTGATAGTGACGCTGAATATAAGTCCAAGTTTATCATAAATCTTGTCGATTATGTTGAATGGCCGGCCGGAGGCGATACCGATAATAAAGGCACAATCGCGATATCAGTAATAGGCGATTCGCCTCTGTTGCCAAAGCTGAAAGCCATGGCCGAGGCCAAAACCAAAGACGGCAAAAAAATAGTCATTAAGGAAAAAGTTATAAACGAGCAGAGCTATGATTGCCAGATTCTCTTTTTGGCATCCAAGGAAACCTCTGATTTGGCGAAGGTATTAAAAAAGGTCAAAGGGAACCCGGTTCTGACCGTTAGCGATTGTGAATATTTCGCCAACTACGGAGTCATGATTAATTTTTACAATGAAGAAAATGATGGAAAATCAAAAGTGAAATTTGAAGTCAATAAAGCAACCGTTAGTATGGCCGGGCTAAAAATCAGCTCCAAGCTGTTGAAGCTGGCAAAAATCATTTAG
- a CDS encoding FlgD immunoglobulin-like domain containing protein: protein MRCHEARKRIADLSQKLSSGSMDEDIKRHIQSCPECALFAQAERTISRDLDTVAAIDDNDGVSVANLRKRIESIAGMSQSEKPEEFKIMSAIKRQLRARPRLSISLGTVIILLLFTTLIPFKFDRTIGYEVAVAGVDKNLAMDEDKITELFVALGLGDVDYKVGDCEATCELTITDLKSEYEMQLIIETFDELGNCVIKEVKEISDGEMVSLLKHAKHIFFSEMHLQRMDEDGIHEEAVQKIEMLKGLHEGSFTIFISEGGDIDTPEDDNRIIWKGSTAEGVLYELDQNDPEFWEKLKATGDPHIEFNTKDDNAHSDHEAEMIFSHKPIDAALPDGFELKQNYPNPFNPTTTIQFSIPEAEDVLLEVYNINGQRVKTLVDKYFSAGQHSVTWDATNSNGEKVASGIYLYRLTAGEITTSKKMSLLK, encoded by the coding sequence ATGCGTTGTCACGAAGCCCGTAAACGAATAGCCGACCTGAGCCAAAAACTCTCATCCGGATCAATGGATGAAGATATCAAGCGGCATATCCAATCCTGTCCCGAGTGCGCCCTGTTCGCTCAGGCCGAGCGAACAATCAGTCGAGATTTGGATACCGTCGCGGCCATCGATGATAATGACGGAGTATCTGTTGCCAACCTGCGGAAAAGAATAGAATCAATCGCGGGAATGAGCCAGTCCGAAAAACCTGAGGAGTTTAAAATTATGAGCGCTATTAAAAGACAATTGCGGGCTCGCCCCCGTTTGAGTATTTCATTAGGAACTGTCATTATCCTTCTCCTATTCACAACCCTGATACCATTTAAATTCGACCGAACTATAGGGTATGAAGTCGCCGTCGCCGGAGTCGATAAAAATCTGGCTATGGATGAAGATAAAATAACTGAATTGTTTGTCGCTCTTGGATTGGGTGATGTCGATTACAAGGTTGGCGATTGCGAGGCGACCTGTGAATTGACGATCACTGACCTGAAATCAGAATATGAAATGCAACTTATTATCGAAACATTTGATGAGCTCGGTAATTGTGTAATAAAGGAAGTTAAAGAAATTTCTGATGGCGAAATGGTATCTCTTCTGAAACATGCTAAACATATATTTTTTTCCGAAATGCATTTGCAACGTATGGATGAAGATGGTATTCATGAAGAGGCCGTTCAAAAAATAGAAATGCTTAAAGGACTCCACGAAGGGTCTTTTACCATCTTTATTTCAGAGGGTGGTGATATCGATACTCCTGAAGACGATAATAGAATCATCTGGAAAGGCTCTACCGCCGAGGGTGTTCTTTACGAACTGGATCAGAACGATCCCGAATTCTGGGAAAAACTAAAAGCTACCGGCGACCCCCACATTGAATTTAACACCAAGGATGACAATGCCCATTCTGATCATGAGGCCGAAATGATTTTTTCACATAAGCCAATTGATGCCGCCTTACCTGATGGTTTTGAACTCAAGCAAAACTATCCCAACCCATTCAACCCTACTACGACTATTCAATTCTCTATTCCCGAGGCGGAAGATGTACTATTGGAAGTCTATAATATAAACGGACAGAGAGTTAAAACTCTGGTTGACAAATATTTCTCGGCCGGTCAGCATTCGGTAACCTGGGATGCCACCAATTCTAACGGCGAAAAAGTCGCTTCGGGTATTTACCTTTATCGATTGACCGCCGGAGAAATTACAACTTCCAAAAAGATGAGCTTGCTCAAATAA
- a CDS encoding topology modulation protein, whose product MFDITHAKRIIILGNGGSGKSTLAARLGDILQLPVFHLDKYFWHPGWLEPEPEQWRCKLNELIQLDQWIIDGNYTDTFKERIERADAVIYLDFSTINCLWNITGRIIRSYGRVRPDMADGCPEKFDWEFIKWIWEFKKVNHPRILETISKYNMIDRSIIFKYRKSVNQFIETLRQ is encoded by the coding sequence GTGTTTGATATAACTCATGCCAAACGAATCATAATTCTGGGAAACGGCGGTTCTGGTAAGTCTACCCTGGCCGCTCGACTGGGAGATATCCTACAGCTTCCGGTGTTTCATCTCGATAAATATTTTTGGCATCCCGGGTGGCTTGAACCCGAGCCGGAGCAATGGCGATGTAAACTTAACGAATTGATCCAACTCGACCAGTGGATTATTGATGGAAACTATACAGATACATTTAAGGAACGAATCGAACGAGCCGATGCGGTTATTTATCTTGATTTTTCGACTATAAATTGTCTCTGGAATATTACCGGGAGAATAATTCGAAGCTACGGCAGGGTGCGGCCCGATATGGCCGATGGATGTCCTGAAAAATTTGACTGGGAATTCATAAAATGGATTTGGGAATTCAAAAAAGTTAACCACCCGAGGATACTTGAAACAATATCAAAATACAATATGATTGATCGAAGTATCATTTTCAAATATAGAAAATCTGTGAACCAATTTATAGAAACTCTCAGGCAATAA